One Panicum virgatum strain AP13 chromosome 3N, P.virgatum_v5, whole genome shotgun sequence DNA segment encodes these proteins:
- the LOC120667582 gene encoding uncharacterized protein LOC120667582 has product MATGEEPPSMAPWSSGLPAGITAAVLGCLPSHADRVRFAAVCRRWRAATRHQQSPPQLPWLALPDGTFFSFPGSSAFRLPVAARYHGSCDDWLVFERGDDEEDGGGYLLLNPFSGDSMRLPSLSCVHHVGARGPYGRITLAITDDERAPSETTLRKMIRGRGSGTLLSTTARCSLSTTMGIGRLYARAVGEYTSCTVEPMVAVTGEARGCYMPSTRYLVVSGGRVLRSDATSEFTVSKADLTSSRWVDVPSVGGDTALFVGRWSSVALRVPRYAMPGNRIHFLDDDAFSRHYFGGYPFSGDHFGAYDTTDGKIYPLLPPRELHNDSDTPATWLFPREREEGAFSWCDLPPDVFGQVMRLLPSGDEHLCLSSVCHGWRASVRRQHRRQPPAVAYVALPNGRDAASGTRSSRPTSSATAPPSAAPRATTGSCSTTTTAMSTAFSA; this is encoded by the exons ATGGCGACAGGCGAGGAGCCGCCGTCCATGGCGCCGTGGTCGTCTGGCCTCCCTGCGGGGATCACGGCCGCTGTCCTCGGGTGCCTCCCGTCCCACGCCGACCGTGTCCGCTTCGCCGCCGTctgccggcggtggcgcgccgcGACGAGGCACCAGCAGTCCCCGCCGCAACTGCCGTGGCTCGCGCTCCCGGACGGCACCTTCTTCAGCTTCCCGGGCTCCTCCGCGTTCCGGCTGCCCGTAGCCGCGCGCTACCACGGCTCATGCGACGACTGGCTCGTCTTCGAgcgcggcgacgacgaggaggacggcggcgggtaCCTGCTCCTGAACCCGTTCTCCGGAGACTCCATGCGGCTCCCGAGCCTGTCGTGCGTCCACCACGTCGGCGCGCGGGGACCCTACGGGAGAATCACGCTGGCCATCACGGATGACGAGAGGGCGCCCAGCGAGACGACCCTGCGCAAGATG ATCCGTGGAAGGGGTTCAGGGACATTGCTTTCTACGACGGCAAGGTGTTCGCTGTCGACGACCATGGGCATTGGACGCCTCTACGCCAGGGCCGTCGGCGAGTACACATCATGCACCGTCGAGCCGATGGTGGCCGTCACCGGTGAGGCGCGCGGCTGCTACATGCCGTCGACGCGGTACCTCGTCGTGTCCGGCGGCAGGGTGCTCCGGAGCGACGCCACGAGCGAGTTCACGGTGTCCAAGGCCGACCTCACCTCGTCGCGGTGGGTGGACGTGCCGAGCGTCGGCGGTGACACCGCGCTCTTCGTCGGCCGATGGAGCTCCGTCGCCCTGCGCGTGCCCCGGTACGCGATGCCGGGGAACAGGATCCACTTCTTGGACGACGACGCGTTCTCCCGCCACTACTTCGGTGGCTACCCGTTCTCCGGCGACCACTTCGGTGCCTACGACACGACGGACGGCAAAATCTACCCTCTCCTGCCGCCGCGGGAGTTACACAATGATAGCGACACGCCGGCGACATGGCTCTTCCCTAG GGAAAGGGAAGAGGGCGCTTTCAGCTGGTGCGACCTCCCTCCGGACGTGTTTGGCCAAGTCATGCGCCTCCTCCCTTCCGGCGACGAGCATCTCTGCCTCAGCTCGGTCTGCCACGGCTGGCGTGCCTCCGTCAGGCGGCAGCACCGCCGGCAGCCGCCGGCCGTGGCGTACGTCGCGCTCCCGAACGGCAGGGACGCAGCTTCAGGTACCCGGAGCTCACGTCCCACCTCTTCAGCGACTGCGCCGCCTTCCGCGGCGCCGCGTGCGACGACTGGCTCCTGTTCGACGACGACAACGGCGATGTCGACGGCGTTCTCCGCTTGA
- the LOC120667583 gene encoding putative cyclin-dependent kinase F-2, translating into MFARRAAAICVKLDRDDDTSGAGAGWCKRRRLWTAADYEPTRALGEGGFGAVVEARHHATGQAVAVKALRAPAPGGAEAAKASADAADDALREAEFLAACRGHPSLVDLHALAINRGTREVALAMECVGPNLHDVLNDGRHRGGRPFREPDVRRIMRQLLGGAEHMHARRIMHRDIKPGNILVVAAAASGEPISVKICDLGLAAFVTNPPSYERAGTRRYMAPEMLLGKTDYDAMVDMWSLGCVMAELLTGKPLFDGNDDNDVVLRIFSVLGVPGPRSWPAFKSLPLAGTVTVPPVRHRNRLRRVFPKEHLSADGFDVLKRLLSCNANRRPSATASLRSPWFTKDIDSKASVSSAAVAKVDW; encoded by the coding sequence ATGTTCGCCAGGCGGGCCGCCGCCATCTGCGTCAAGCTCGACCGCGACGACGACACCTCCGGCGCGGGGGCGGGCTggtgcaagcggcggcggctctggaccGCGGCGGACTACGAGCCGACGCGCGCGCTCGGCGAGGGCGGCTTCGGCGCGGTCGTCGAGGCGCGGCACCACGCCACGGGCCAGGCCGTCGCCGTGAAGGCGCTCCGCGCGCCGGCGCCAGGCGGAGCCGAGGCGGCCAAGGCCAGCGCTGACGCCGCCGACGATGCGCTGCGCGAGGCCGAGTTCCTCGCTGCCTGCCGCGGCCACCCGTCCCTCGTCGACCTCCACGCGCTCGCCATCAACCGCGGCACGAGGGAGGTCGCGCTCGCCATGGAGTGCGTCGGGCCCAACCTCCACGACGTCCTCAACGACGGCCGgcaccgcggcggccggccgttCCGGGAGCCGGACGTGCGGCGCATCATGCGGCAGCTCCTGGGCGGGGCCGAGCACATGCACGCGCGCCGGATCATGCACCGCGACATCAAGCCCGGGAACATCcttgtcgtcgccgccgccgccagtggcGAGCCCATCTCCGTCAAGATATGCGACCTCGGGCTCGCCGCCTTCGTCACGAATCCCCCGTCCTACGAACGGGCCGGCACGCGCCGGTACATGGCACCCGAGATGCTCCTGGGCAAGACGGACTACGATGCCATGGTGGACATGTGGTCGCTTGGCTGCGTTATGGCGGAGCTCCTCACCGGGAAGCCACTGTTCGATGGGAACGACGACAACGACGTGGTCCTCCGGATATTCAGCGTGCTCGGCGTGCCGGGGCCGAGGTCGTGGCCAGCCTTCAAGTCCCTCCCGCTCGCCGGCACGGTGACCGTGCCGCCCGTGCGCCACCGCAACCGGTTGCGACGGGTCTTCCCCAAGGAGCACCTGTCCGCGGATGGATTCGACGTCCTGAAGCGGCTCCTCTCCTGCAACGCCAACAGGAGACCGTCGGCAACGGCCTCACTCCGAAGCCCGTGGTTCACCAAAGACATTGATTCTAAGGCTTCAGTTTCTTCTGCTGCCGTTGCAAAGGTTGATTGGTGA